From the genome of Proteus vulgaris, one region includes:
- a CDS encoding helix-turn-helix domain-containing protein: MNDLDTKVGFFFKKARKEKKLSGRELAKIISVSQQQISRYENGKNSMSLSLINKLLIIFDKTWDDLNREVISTYNEKVPNTQSKKRDYEFSGTTASQLN, from the coding sequence ATGAACGATCTAGACACTAAAGTAGGCTTTTTTTTTAAAAAGGCGAGAAAAGAGAAGAAATTATCAGGTCGTGAACTGGCAAAAATAATCTCTGTTAGCCAACAACAAATATCTCGTTATGAAAATGGCAAAAATAGCATGTCACTTAGTTTAATAAATAAGTTACTCATTATTTTTGATAAAACATGGGATGATTTAAATCGTGAAGTAATAAGTACCTACAACGAAAAGGTGCCAAATACACAATCAAAAAAAAGAGACTATGAATTTAGTGGCACAACCGCTAGCCAACTAAATTAA
- a CDS encoding FdhF/YdeP family oxidoreductase: MSKNKSLIPGVKPYNGPAGGWGALKATAIAVRTQMDALIAPKTLLNTNQPDGFDCPGCAWPDKEHHSTFQFCENGAKAVTWEATKKRVTPEFLAQNTVTELLKKSDFELEGYGRLTHPLSYDPITDTLVPVSWEQAFDRIGQLLRDIPSPDSVEFYTSGRASNEAAYLFQLFAREYGTNNFPDCSNMCHEPTSVGLPQSIGIGKGTVSLDDFDSTQLIIAIGHNPGTNHPRMMGTLHEVARRGVPIVVLNPLKERALERFTDPQSIIEMATYSSTNIASSYYQVKAGGDAAALKGIMKTLLAWDLERGDILDHDFIAEHTQGFEAVIDDLNQTTWQDIENESGLSQDSLESIASLYANSPATIITYGMGITQHNKGTANVRLIADLLLMKGNIGKLGAGICPLRGHSNVQGNRTVGITEKPSTEFLQKIEQIFGFKPPYKHGHDAVNAMQAMVEGKAKALICLGGNFAVALPDPELSFSAMRKLDLSVHIGTKLNRSHLLTAKNTFILPCLGRTESDIQALGRQSITVEDSMSMVHASSGKLTPASPLLKSEPSIVAEMAATTLSESKTPWMRFTESYDLIRDMIEKTIPGFENYNQRIRVPGGFRMPLPAVERIWDTPTGKAMFSVFEGVNENEPVAGDDILRLVTIRSHDQYNTTIYALDDRYRGIFGRRDVLFMSEVDLIARGLKQGDKVTIETVSQNRKLQLNDITVVSFSIAPGTVAAYYPEANVLIPLDYVDKESGTPSYKATPVRIHAQKAQVA, from the coding sequence ATGAGTAAAAATAAATCGCTTATTCCTGGAGTAAAACCCTATAACGGCCCAGCCGGAGGATGGGGAGCATTAAAAGCAACAGCTATTGCAGTACGTACTCAAATGGATGCTTTAATTGCACCTAAAACACTACTTAATACCAATCAACCTGATGGATTTGATTGCCCAGGTTGTGCATGGCCAGATAAAGAGCATCACTCTACTTTTCAATTTTGTGAGAATGGTGCCAAAGCCGTGACTTGGGAAGCGACGAAAAAAAGAGTCACACCAGAATTTTTAGCACAAAACACAGTGACTGAATTACTAAAAAAATCAGATTTTGAACTTGAAGGTTATGGCCGTTTAACTCACCCTCTTTCTTATGATCCAATAACTGACACTCTAGTTCCTGTATCATGGGAACAGGCTTTTGATCGTATAGGTCAATTATTAAGAGATATTCCTTCACCAGATAGTGTGGAATTTTACACTTCGGGAAGAGCTTCAAATGAAGCCGCTTATTTATTCCAGCTTTTTGCTAGAGAATATGGCACAAATAATTTTCCAGATTGTTCAAATATGTGCCATGAACCTACTAGCGTAGGGTTACCACAATCAATTGGTATTGGTAAAGGGACTGTTTCTTTAGATGATTTCGATAGTACACAATTAATTATTGCTATCGGTCATAATCCCGGAACCAATCACCCTAGAATGATGGGAACATTACATGAAGTGGCTCGTCGAGGTGTCCCCATTGTCGTCTTAAACCCATTAAAAGAACGTGCATTAGAGCGCTTTACCGATCCTCAAAGCATAATTGAGATGGCAACTTATAGCTCAACCAATATTGCATCATCTTACTATCAGGTTAAGGCGGGGGGTGATGCTGCGGCTTTAAAAGGCATTATGAAAACGCTATTAGCTTGGGATTTAGAGCGTGGCGATATTCTTGATCATGATTTTATCGCAGAACATACTCAAGGATTTGAAGCCGTTATTGACGATTTAAACCAAACAACTTGGCAAGATATTGAAAATGAAAGTGGGCTTTCACAAGATTCTCTTGAAAGTATCGCATCACTTTACGCGAATTCCCCTGCCACCATTATTACTTATGGTATGGGTATTACCCAGCATAATAAAGGAACCGCTAACGTTCGCTTAATTGCCGATTTATTATTAATGAAAGGTAATATTGGAAAACTGGGGGCTGGAATATGTCCATTACGAGGGCATTCTAATGTTCAAGGCAATCGAACCGTCGGTATTACTGAAAAACCCTCTACAGAATTTCTGCAAAAAATAGAACAAATCTTCGGTTTCAAACCACCTTATAAACATGGTCATGATGCTGTTAATGCCATGCAAGCTATGGTTGAAGGTAAAGCAAAAGCATTAATTTGCTTAGGGGGTAATTTTGCTGTGGCACTGCCTGATCCCGAACTGTCTTTTTCAGCAATGCGAAAACTGGACCTCAGTGTTCATATTGGAACTAAATTAAATCGCTCTCATTTATTAACTGCTAAAAATACGTTTATTTTGCCTTGCTTAGGCCGTACTGAATCAGATATACAAGCATTAGGCCGCCAATCAATCACCGTTGAAGACTCTATGTCGATGGTACATGCCTCTTCAGGTAAATTAACGCCAGCGTCTCCATTATTAAAATCAGAGCCATCTATTGTTGCCGAAATGGCGGCAACAACGTTATCTGAAAGCAAAACACCTTGGATGAGATTTACGGAAAGTTATGATCTCATTCGTGACATGATTGAAAAAACCATTCCGGGTTTCGAAAACTATAATCAACGTATTCGTGTACCAGGTGGATTTCGTATGCCACTGCCTGCGGTTGAAAGAATTTGGGATACACCAACGGGTAAAGCGATGTTTTCTGTTTTTGAGGGTGTTAACGAAAATGAACCAGTCGCTGGAGATGATATTTTACGTCTCGTCACAATACGTAGTCATGACCAATACAATACAACCATTTATGCATTAGACGACCGCTATCGTGGTATTTTCGGTAGGCGTGATGTGCTCTTTATGAGCGAGGTTGATTTAATCGCAAGAGGTTTAAAACAAGGCGACAAAGTGACTATTGAAACAGTAAGTCAAAATAGAAAGCTACAGCTTAATGATATTACTGTTGTTTCATTTAGTATTGCACCGGGTACTGTTGCTGCTTATTACCCAGAAGCTAATGTCCTTATTCCACTGGACTATGTTGATAAAGAAAGTGGAACACCTTCATATAAAGCGACACCTGTTAGAATTCACGCCCAAAAAGCACAAGTTGCCTAA
- a CDS encoding methyl-accepting chemotaxis protein — protein MSIERSAKVGSIILLTIFLLSSVLSSFFIYRMQENFASLDSLNTRLNNVQEARYELATIRSHVNYLMLLKTMTDENKQETIKSIVAEAKELATKSKATITHWVEVKKISPDAQRNSEQLSVLFYYLLDELIAPIDTLDYTESNLSSDFNRLSDLFDEYLIITKGVNDDIKSEQAWMVQLSIYTTLIALGIILVLLYIVIRWVNKTFIFNLNTLSDILQKVGEGDLSFTLPKKRNDEFGTLFSNVGDMQVELTSTIQLVKEEALEIKKGSAEIASGNQDLSSRTEEQASALQQTAASMEEIKIAVVNNTDNAILANSITAETRDLAIDGSNIMNDAINSMKKIEVGTLKVAEINDVVNNIASQTNILALNAAVEAARAGEQGRGFTVVATEVRNLAARSADAAREINQIIRESVADVAHGRELVNKTGEHMQDIVSSITKVSDIMQGISIASEEQKVGIEQIAVAINQMDSVVQQNAALVEQGATSTMILDEKAQNLTDKVSVFKIKEQY, from the coding sequence ATGAGTATTGAAAGATCAGCAAAAGTAGGTTCCATCATACTGTTAACTATTTTCTTATTATCATCTGTATTGTCGTCATTTTTTATTTATCGCATGCAAGAAAACTTTGCATCATTAGATTCTTTGAATACAAGATTAAATAACGTTCAGGAAGCAAGGTACGAATTAGCCACTATTCGTTCTCATGTTAATTATCTGATGTTGTTAAAAACCATGACAGATGAAAACAAACAAGAAACGATTAAATCCATTGTTGCTGAAGCAAAAGAGTTAGCAACAAAATCAAAAGCGACTATTACACATTGGGTTGAAGTAAAGAAGATCAGCCCTGATGCACAACGCAATTCAGAGCAACTTTCTGTACTATTCTATTATCTTCTCGATGAACTTATTGCGCCTATAGATACACTAGATTATACAGAATCAAACCTTTCCAGTGATTTTAATCGCTTATCAGATCTCTTTGATGAATATCTCATAATAACTAAAGGTGTGAATGACGATATTAAATCGGAACAAGCTTGGATGGTGCAGTTATCAATTTACACAACCCTCATTGCTTTGGGGATCATTCTTGTTCTTCTTTATATTGTTATCCGTTGGGTAAATAAAACGTTTATCTTTAATTTGAATACTCTATCAGACATTTTGCAGAAAGTGGGAGAAGGGGATTTAAGTTTTACTTTACCTAAAAAACGAAATGATGAATTTGGAACTTTGTTTTCTAATGTTGGTGATATGCAAGTTGAGTTAACATCGACTATTCAACTTGTTAAAGAAGAAGCGTTAGAGATCAAAAAGGGCTCGGCAGAGATTGCTTCTGGTAATCAAGATCTTTCTTCTCGTACTGAGGAGCAAGCAAGCGCCCTACAACAAACAGCTGCGAGTATGGAAGAGATAAAAATTGCCGTTGTTAATAATACTGATAATGCGATTTTAGCAAACTCTATTACAGCAGAAACTCGTGATTTAGCAATTGATGGTTCTAATATCATGAATGATGCAATTAATTCGATGAAAAAGATCGAAGTAGGCACATTAAAAGTTGCTGAAATCAATGATGTAGTTAATAACATTGCAAGCCAAACTAATATTCTGGCATTAAACGCAGCGGTTGAAGCAGCGCGTGCCGGTGAACAAGGCCGTGGATTTACTGTTGTTGCAACTGAAGTGAGAAATTTAGCCGCAAGAAGTGCGGATGCTGCGCGTGAAATTAACCAAATTATCAGAGAATCCGTTGCCGATGTGGCTCATGGCCGTGAGTTAGTGAATAAAACGGGTGAGCATATGCAGGACATTGTTTCTTCTATTACTAAAGTCAGCGATATCATGCAAGGTATTAGTATCGCATCAGAAGAACAAAAAGTAGGTATTGAACAGATCGCAGTCGCCATTAACCAAATGGATTCTGTTGTTCAGCAAAATGCGGCTTTAGTTGAACAAGGTGCGACTTCTACGATGATTTTAGATGAGAAAGCACAAAATTTAACAGATAAAGTGTCAGTCTTTAAAATTAAAGAACAATATTAA
- a CDS encoding fimbrial protein has protein sequence MKPIIKNSLALMLLLLPVTEVMAAAPGEVKCILKGAPYNKFMTINGAIHVGVDMPIGAVVYQGQLDYASTKINYECGADFSKDPDRTVYFKERQEIKLLSTTGTPVTGAGIPTNVFKTNNPGLGIVFYAAKDKNNTLPLNVPKLSWEGQRYLNKNMTGLGYWAKPVLHYSIIKIGPIQPGVFNLTNIARMQLDVNFPDKNEVISPEFPAINSYLEVTGSITVTSSSCKTQDYTVELGKHETSKLPNKNSTTKWINSDIILTNCPAFRGYYSGGKGNVYTSENGQTFPDRDPNELRVTIKPVNPAIPEYPGTFKVNDVPGAATGVGIQLAFGDVGEDFVKFNTPTTFVQPITEKAGVVSVPLRARYIRVDDRISAGRADGAATFMIEYY, from the coding sequence ATGAAGCCGATTATTAAAAATTCATTAGCCTTAATGCTTCTACTTTTACCCGTGACTGAAGTAATGGCGGCTGCCCCTGGTGAAGTCAAATGTATTCTAAAAGGCGCTCCATATAATAAGTTTATGACAATAAATGGCGCTATTCATGTTGGTGTTGATATGCCAATAGGTGCTGTCGTATACCAAGGTCAGCTTGATTACGCTAGCACAAAAATTAATTATGAATGTGGTGCTGATTTCTCTAAAGATCCTGATAGGACAGTTTATTTTAAAGAAAGACAAGAGATAAAACTATTAAGTACAACAGGCACCCCAGTAACAGGTGCTGGGATCCCAACCAATGTATTTAAAACGAATAATCCTGGTCTCGGTATTGTATTTTATGCAGCTAAAGATAAAAATAATACACTGCCACTTAATGTGCCCAAATTATCTTGGGAAGGTCAGCGTTACCTCAACAAAAATATGACAGGGCTTGGTTATTGGGCAAAACCCGTTTTACATTACTCGATAATTAAAATAGGACCAATCCAACCTGGCGTTTTTAATTTAACCAATATTGCGCGAATGCAACTTGATGTAAATTTTCCTGATAAAAATGAAGTCATTTCACCAGAGTTTCCTGCTATTAACTCATATTTAGAAGTTACAGGATCTATCACTGTCACATCTTCAAGTTGCAAAACTCAAGATTACACAGTGGAATTAGGTAAGCATGAAACATCTAAGTTACCCAATAAAAACAGTACAACAAAATGGATAAACTCAGATATTATATTAACCAATTGCCCTGCTTTTAGAGGTTATTATTCAGGAGGCAAGGGAAATGTATATACCAGTGAAAACGGCCAGACTTTCCCAGATCGCGATCCTAACGAACTAAGAGTAACAATAAAGCCTGTTAATCCAGCTATTCCTGAATATCCGGGTACTTTTAAAGTAAATGATGTCCCTGGTGCAGCAACAGGTGTCGGGATCCAACTTGCATTTGGTGATGTCGGCGAAGATTTTGTTAAATTTAACACCCCAACTACCTTCGTACAACCTATTACTGAAAAAGCGGGTGTCGTAAGTGTTCCATTACGTGCACGATATATTCGTGTTGATGACAGAATATCTGCAGGTAGAGCGGATGGGGCTGCAACCTTTATGATTGAATATTATTAA
- a CDS encoding fimbrial biogenesis chaperone → MKTTKLIKSFFLSLLIIIPTWVNAAVVISGTRVIYNENEKEVTLKVSNEGTVPVLIQNWLDTGDVDAAPETIQVPFVLTPPVFRIEPTKSQTLRIGYTGGVALPKDKETIYWLNVLEIPPNATGEENKLQIAYRSRIKLFYRPIALKDKMGAIEAAEGLKFSVSGNTLKVINNAPYYVSLVSISLNGNDKQPIDGELVPPLGSHDFAIPNGISTNIGNKVVYRYVNDWGAMKIVESKL, encoded by the coding sequence ATGAAAACCACTAAATTAATTAAAAGCTTTTTTTTGAGTTTATTAATTATTATTCCAACATGGGTAAATGCTGCCGTTGTTATTAGTGGCACTCGTGTTATTTATAATGAAAATGAAAAAGAAGTAACGCTTAAAGTTTCTAATGAAGGAACTGTACCTGTATTAATTCAAAATTGGCTTGATACCGGAGATGTCGATGCAGCTCCAGAAACTATTCAAGTTCCTTTTGTATTAACGCCCCCCGTTTTTCGTATTGAACCAACTAAATCCCAGACATTAAGAATTGGTTATACCGGTGGCGTTGCTTTACCAAAAGATAAAGAAACTATTTATTGGCTAAACGTATTAGAAATACCACCTAATGCAACAGGTGAAGAAAATAAATTACAAATTGCTTACCGCTCTAGAATAAAACTATTTTATCGCCCAATAGCACTAAAAGACAAAATGGGAGCCATTGAAGCAGCTGAAGGCTTAAAGTTTTCAGTTTCAGGTAACACGTTAAAAGTCATCAATAATGCCCCCTATTATGTTTCTTTAGTTTCTATTTCTCTTAATGGAAATGATAAACAACCTATTGATGGTGAATTAGTTCCACCATTAGGTAGCCATGATTTTGCTATACCCAATGGCATATCAACAAATATAGGAAATAAAGTCGTTTATCGATATGTAAACGATTGGGGCGCAATGAAAATAGTTGAATCAAAACTTTAA
- a CDS encoding fimbria/pilus outer membrane usher protein, translated as MSSYILKTIIISAGATFFLIAPYTYAENITVTEKNKWLPNGNHALSGVNTLPAHVATQSLPASANGNNLPTTNGNNNTATTFNPIFMNTSQSDIDISRFDKENSILPGTWDVDVYVNNHFIAKQKITFREMASQKVEPCLTKDTMSLINIKNDKQSPLLKSAMELHECIELVNLVPSTAVTYDPSIQRLNVEVPQALVGYKPRGYVSPSLWDRGINALLVNYNANYFTSRNNGKNYDSAFAGIDSHVNLGTWSFHHTGNYSWDENNGHDYTSTYNYLERIITTIRGVVQIGDVLTTGQLFDSQPLRGIQLFSDEKMLPDSQRGFAPTIRGIAKTNARVIIRQDGRVIHETVVSPGPFEIDDLYPSGYGGNLDVTIQEADGSQQNFKVYYASLVQLLRPGQHNYTVAAGHLNSKSVDYDPTLYQATYRRGLTNIITGYAGVQGTGADYYAVQVGLALSTPLGAFSADVTQARVHLNTTASAVNSGQSYQVSYSKYIQDTNSNLTIAAYKFNSENFYDYTSAVQAINEEKHGRSISNIWRPKSRFNVTIDQGLAEGWGNFYVTGYTQNYWNNDTTDLQYQLGYNNNWRRLSYGLNVGQVRNAEGKKETTFEMNFTLPLYDLSIDHMPTLTAAVTRDGRGYVGERLGISGSAGADNRYSYGVTAMNTNHGVGSSMTMSGNARTNFSSLSATYGIGEHYQNASVGASGSLVGWSGGLATSPYQGNTFTIVDADGAEGAAVSGYPGIEVNSFGYALVPYLTPYQLNDITIDPKNMTTSVELQNTQAFVAPFEGAITKVVFETDKGTPLLITIQRNNGPIPFGSVAYDEQNSEVGSIGQGGLLYARVKNPSGRLTIKWGPGEIQQCTINYSAPAQDKSNQSSFVQLTSVCGE; from the coding sequence ATGAGCAGTTATATTTTAAAAACTATTATAATATCTGCTGGTGCGACTTTTTTTCTAATCGCACCCTATACCTATGCAGAAAATATAACAGTAACAGAGAAGAATAAATGGCTGCCGAATGGTAATCATGCATTATCGGGTGTAAATACATTACCCGCGCATGTTGCGACACAAAGTTTACCAGCAAGTGCTAATGGCAATAATTTGCCTACCACAAACGGTAATAATAATACCGCAACCACATTTAACCCTATTTTTATGAATACGTCACAAAGTGATATTGATATCAGCCGTTTTGACAAGGAAAACTCAATATTACCTGGTACGTGGGATGTTGATGTTTACGTTAATAATCATTTTATTGCTAAACAAAAAATCACTTTTAGAGAAATGGCTAGCCAAAAAGTGGAACCCTGTCTCACTAAAGACACGATGAGCCTTATCAATATCAAAAATGATAAACAGTCTCCATTGCTGAAAAGTGCAATGGAGCTTCATGAATGTATTGAATTAGTCAATCTCGTTCCTTCAACAGCCGTTACCTATGATCCTTCAATACAACGCCTTAATGTTGAAGTGCCGCAAGCACTTGTTGGCTATAAACCGAGAGGTTATGTAAGCCCTTCACTATGGGATAGAGGGATCAATGCCCTATTAGTGAATTATAATGCTAACTATTTTACATCTAGAAATAACGGCAAAAATTATGATTCCGCGTTTGCAGGTATTGATAGTCATGTGAATTTGGGAACATGGAGTTTTCATCATACTGGTAACTACTCATGGGACGAAAACAATGGCCATGATTACACATCAACCTATAACTATTTAGAGCGTATTATCACCACAATCAGAGGCGTAGTACAAATTGGTGATGTGCTAACAACAGGCCAGTTATTTGACTCTCAACCACTAAGAGGTATCCAACTCTTTAGTGATGAGAAAATGTTACCGGATTCTCAACGTGGGTTTGCACCAACCATTCGTGGTATTGCGAAAACCAATGCGCGAGTCATTATTCGCCAAGATGGACGTGTTATTCACGAAACGGTGGTTTCACCAGGCCCATTCGAAATTGATGACCTCTATCCTTCTGGTTATGGTGGTAACTTGGATGTCACCATTCAAGAAGCCGATGGTTCACAACAAAACTTCAAAGTTTATTATGCTTCACTAGTGCAATTATTACGCCCTGGGCAGCATAACTACACTGTTGCAGCAGGTCATTTAAATTCCAAATCTGTAGATTATGATCCTACTCTATATCAAGCCACCTACCGCCGTGGTTTAACCAATATTATTACAGGCTATGCAGGTGTTCAGGGTACAGGTGCAGATTACTACGCTGTTCAAGTTGGTTTGGCATTAAGTACACCTTTAGGTGCCTTTTCTGCCGACGTCACACAAGCCCGAGTGCATTTAAATACGACCGCTTCTGCTGTTAATAGCGGACAGAGTTATCAGGTGAGTTACAGTAAATATATTCAAGATACCAACAGTAACTTGACTATTGCGGCATATAAATTTAACTCCGAAAACTTCTACGACTATACCTCTGCAGTACAGGCAATAAATGAAGAAAAACATGGCAGAAGTATTAGTAATATCTGGCGTCCAAAGAGTCGTTTTAACGTTACCATCGATCAGGGGTTAGCTGAGGGATGGGGGAACTTTTATGTCACCGGTTATACCCAAAACTACTGGAATAATGATACCACCGACTTACAGTACCAATTGGGTTATAACAACAACTGGCGTAGATTGTCTTACGGTCTTAACGTAGGCCAAGTCCGTAATGCCGAAGGTAAAAAAGAAACCACCTTTGAGATGAACTTTACCTTACCATTGTATGATCTCAGTATTGACCATATGCCAACTCTAACCGCCGCTGTGACTCGTGATGGTCGAGGTTATGTGGGTGAAAGACTCGGTATTTCTGGCTCTGCGGGTGCGGATAACCGTTACTCTTATGGTGTAACCGCAATGAATACAAACCACGGCGTTGGCTCAAGTATGACGATGAGTGGTAATGCAAGAACAAACTTTAGCAGCTTAAGTGCAACCTACGGTATTGGTGAGCACTATCAAAATGCATCAGTTGGCGCGAGTGGTTCGTTAGTCGGTTGGTCAGGTGGTTTAGCTACATCGCCTTATCAAGGTAACACCTTCACTATTGTTGATGCTGATGGCGCAGAAGGGGCCGCGGTGAGTGGCTATCCAGGCATCGAAGTTAACAGCTTTGGTTATGCTTTAGTGCCTTACTTAACTCCGTATCAATTAAACGATATCACCATTGACCCTAAAAATATGACCACTAGCGTTGAATTACAAAATACTCAAGCCTTTGTCGCGCCATTTGAAGGTGCAATAACTAAAGTTGTCTTTGAAACTGATAAGGGTACGCCATTGTTGATTACTATCCAAAGAAATAATGGACCTATTCCATTTGGTAGTGTCGCTTACGATGAACAGAACAGTGAAGTGGGTAGCATTGGTCAGGGAGGACTTCTCTACGCCCGCGTTAAAAATCCATCAGGTCGTTTAACGATTAAGTGGGGACCAGGTGAAATACAGCAATGTACGATTAACTATAGTGCACCAGCACAAGATAAAAGTAACCAAAGTAGTTTTGTTCAACTTACTAGTGTATGTGGAGAGTAA
- a CDS encoding LysR family transcriptional regulator produces MRSSHIDIKQLFYLIALDKTQHFGQAAEMCHVTQPTLSMRLRNLEKELDVVLIKRSSRFEGFTEEGEKILKWAKTMESAYNGLQAEAANFRQQLLGQLRIGIVPLTNLNPMKMLQKISSVFPEIRFQVMSSDSEKIVDCLNNNSLDIGICYLEKANTQQHEIYALKQTELGLLFHRNHFMPSAKTISWNEAVKLPLALLNKENHFRQSVDLAFQRYNLHPKVLVESSSTLHLMQSVDAGFCASIVPLSKGIEKLNPNLDVVPIADATINSPLGIIIRREEPRSILIEKCFTEMCTYLVDMSL; encoded by the coding sequence ATGAGGTCATCGCATATCGACATAAAACAATTATTTTATTTAATCGCATTAGATAAAACTCAACATTTTGGCCAAGCTGCTGAAATGTGCCATGTCACACAACCTACTTTATCCATGCGATTACGTAATTTAGAAAAAGAGCTAGATGTTGTGCTTATTAAGCGGAGTTCTCGTTTTGAAGGATTTACAGAAGAAGGCGAGAAAATCCTAAAGTGGGCGAAAACAATGGAGTCTGCTTATAATGGATTACAGGCAGAAGCGGCTAATTTTCGACAACAGTTATTAGGACAATTGCGTATAGGCATTGTGCCATTAACTAATTTAAACCCAATGAAAATGTTGCAGAAAATCTCATCCGTTTTTCCTGAAATTCGCTTTCAGGTTATGTCGAGTGATAGTGAAAAGATAGTCGATTGTCTTAATAATAATAGCCTTGATATTGGTATTTGCTATTTAGAAAAAGCGAATACTCAACAACATGAAATTTATGCTTTAAAGCAAACAGAATTGGGGCTTTTATTTCATCGTAATCATTTTATGCCTTCGGCAAAAACGATTTCATGGAATGAAGCAGTTAAATTGCCATTGGCACTGCTTAATAAAGAAAATCATTTTAGACAATCCGTTGATCTGGCATTTCAGCGCTATAATTTGCATCCGAAAGTATTAGTTGAAAGTAGTTCTACACTTCATCTTATGCAATCAGTCGATGCAGGATTTTGTGCCTCAATTGTTCCTCTTTCAAAAGGAATTGAAAAATTGAACCCAAATCTTGATGTTGTTCCTATTGCTGATGCCACAATAAATTCTCCTCTTGGTATTATTATTCGGCGCGAAGAGCCTCGTTCGATACTGATTGAGAAATGCTTTACTGAAATGTGTACATATTTAGTTGATATGAGTTTGTAG
- a CDS encoding fimbrial protein — protein MKKSIIGASLAMAFGLMAGNAFAVDNTGTITFNGELTDTTCKVDIEGQGPDATITLPTVSTATLTAAGQVTGRTGFNMNLSDCKVGQAGHKTVSAFFETGATVDQAAGRLNNMDIAATGAKLVQLQLLDGSNAFAPIKIGNTSQVDATAYVQITDEKATLPYAVEYYAIGKTEAGKVTSSVIYTLQYK, from the coding sequence ATGAAAAAATCTATCATTGGTGCATCTTTAGCAATGGCATTTGGTCTGATGGCTGGTAATGCATTTGCTGTTGATAATACTGGTACGATTACTTTTAATGGTGAATTAACGGATACAACTTGTAAAGTTGATATCGAAGGCCAAGGCCCTGATGCAACGATTACTCTGCCCACAGTCAGTACTGCAACTTTAACAGCTGCTGGCCAAGTAACTGGTCGTACTGGTTTCAATATGAACCTGTCTGATTGTAAAGTCGGTCAAGCAGGTCATAAAACAGTATCTGCATTCTTTGAAACTGGTGCAACAGTTGACCAAGCCGCTGGTCGTCTGAACAATATGGATATCGCCGCAACTGGTGCAAAACTGGTTCAATTACAACTGTTAGATGGTAGCAATGCATTCGCACCAATCAAAATTGGTAATACTTCTCAAGTAGATGCAACTGCTTACGTTCAAATTACTGATGAAAAAGCCACTCTGCCATACGCTGTTGAATACTACGCTATTGGTAAAACCGAGGCTGGTAAAGTAACAAGTAGCGTTATTTATACTCTGCAGTATAAATAA